From a single Oncorhynchus nerka isolate Pitt River linkage group LG11, Oner_Uvic_2.0, whole genome shotgun sequence genomic region:
- the LOC115127117 gene encoding pentraxin-related protein PTX3-like has product MFLWRLPQAACLVLVCVSLTLGYEDDIEVNYGDSYYNEITEGEPLEPTATPAPGPCKATDMTKWDKLFSMLENSQMRENMLLQFSDDIIKVELGSLRGEMLRFVAQYGGACGVAVETAGRRMSMQMEARLRESMEHLRQDRSTDAGNSAGNSHQEKLLQQLLTAMRTQAIQLIKLENICLSNPEAKGENLQQEVASAEMLVAVVTELAKTRAVLELALKSAQQRHLPAGCETALLFPMRSPRIFSSVTPDLPLSLSSFTVCLWAKPVSFSNRTVLFSYGTKRNPYEIQLLLSGTRALFTVGGEAHLVEARGVVKGGGVWTHLCGAWSSEQGIASLWADGHRVAFTPGVAEGHMLPDGGSLQLGQEKNDGGVSGGSGGSGSQMPGFEGGFDAKLAFAGKMTGVNMWDRVLTEEEISQLALQDGEGCEQRGNVVGWGLTEIVPHGGAQFIN; this is encoded by the exons ATGTTTCTGTGGCGGCTCCCCCAGGCAGCGTGTctggtattggtgtgtgtgtcgcTGACTCTTGGGTACGAAGACGATATAGAGGTGAACTATGGTGACAGCTACTACAACGAGATCACAGAGGGAGAGCCACTGGAGC ccacaGCTACCCCAGCCCCAGGACCCTGTAAGGCTACAGACATGACTAAATGGGACAAGCTCTTCTCCATGCTGGAGAACTCTCAGATGAGGGAGAACATGCTTCTGCAGTTCTCCGATGACATCATCAAGGTGGAATTGGGGTCGCTGCGTGGAGAGATGCTAAG GTTCGTGGCTCAGTACGGAGGGGCCTGTGGCGTTGCGGTGGAGACCGCTGGGCGGAGGATGTCCATGCAGATGGAGGCTCGCCTCAGGGAGAGCATGGAGCATCTCAGACAGGATCGAAGCACTGATGCTGGGAATTCAGCTGGGAATAGCCATCAGGAAAAGCTGTTACAGCAGCTTCTAACTGCAATGAGGACACAGGCTATCCAACTTATCAAGCTGGAAAACATCTGCCTGAGTAATCCAGAGGCTAAGGGGGAAAACTTGCAGCAGGAAGTGGCATCAGCAGAGATGCTGGTTGCCGTGGTGACAGAGCTGGCGAAGACGAGGGCAGTGCTAGAGCTCGCGCTCAAGTCGGCACAGCAACGACACCTGCCTGCAG GCTGTGAGACCGCTCTTCTCTTCCCTATGCGTTCCCCTCGTATCTTCTCGTCAGTGACACcagacctccctctctccctctcttccttcaccGTGTGCCTGTGGGCCAAGCCCGTCTCCTTCTCCAACAGAACCGTGCTGTTTTCCTACGGAACCAAACGGAACCCCTATGAGATACAGCTCCTTCTTAGCGGAACAAGGGCTCTCTTCACCGTGGGAGGAGAGGCTCACCTGGTGGAGGCACGGGGAGTGGTGAAAGGAGGAGGAGTTTGGACCCACCTATGTGGGGCTTGGAGCTCTGAGCAGGGCATAGCGTCACTATGGGCCGATGGACACAGAGTGGCATTCACACCCGGGGTGGCCGAGGGCCACATGTTACCGGATGGAGGCTCACTCCAGCTGGGGCAGGAGAAGAACGACGGTGGGGTCTCTGGAGGGTCAGGTGGCAGTGGGAGTCAGATGCCTGGGTTTGAGGGAGGCTTCGATGCCAAGTTGGCATTCGCTGGGAAGATGACAGGGGTGAACATGTGGGACCGTGTGCTGACGGAGGAGGAGATATCCCAGCTGGCTTTGCAAGACGGCGAGGGGTGTGAGCAGAGGGGGAATGTAGTTGGATGGGGCTTGACGGAGATTGTGCCTCACGGGGGTGCTCAGTTCATCAACTAA